One part of the Helicobacter cetorum MIT 99-5656 genome encodes these proteins:
- the rbfA gene encoding 30S ribosome-binding factor RbfA — MNVHKERLESNLLELLQEALSSLNDSELNSLSVTKVECSRGKHHAHVFVLSQDCKILSKLKKAESLIRQYVLQASGWFKCPKLSFALDNSLEEQLRLDALFNQIAEGKNDD; from the coding sequence ATGAATGTCCATAAAGAACGCTTAGAATCTAATCTCTTAGAACTATTGCAAGAAGCTTTATCAAGCTTGAATGATAGCGAGCTAAACTCTTTGAGTGTTACTAAAGTAGAATGCTCTAGGGGTAAGCACCATGCTCATGTGTTTGTGCTTTCACAAGATTGTAAAATCCTTTCAAAATTAAAAAAGGCTGAAAGCTTGATTAGGCAGTATGTTTTGCAAGCAAGCGGATGGTTTAAATGCCCAAAGCTTAGTTTTGCCCTAGATAATAGCCTAGAAGAGCAACTCCGCTTAGACGCACTATTTAATCAAATCGCTGAAGGGAAAAATGATGACTAA
- the rimP gene encoding ribosome maturation factor RimP — protein MTKMVEEKIEGVIESLGYLLYDVSLVKENEQNILRVSLKNPNGAISLDICQEVSEIISPLLDVCDFLKDAYILEVSSMGLERVLKTPKHFKLSLGEKVEVRLINKESFQAIIKNANETSVDFELDDNTIKSVNYKELKKVKTLFEW, from the coding sequence ATGACTAAAATGGTAGAAGAAAAAATTGAAGGTGTCATTGAAAGCTTGGGCTACTTGCTCTATGATGTGAGTCTAGTTAAAGAAAATGAGCAAAATATTTTGAGAGTAAGTCTCAAAAATCCTAATGGGGCAATTAGCTTAGATATATGCCAAGAAGTGAGTGAAATTATTTCACCCTTATTAGATGTGTGTGATTTTCTTAAAGACGCTTATATTTTAGAAGTGAGCTCTATGGGTTTAGAAAGAGTGCTTAAAACCCCCAAACACTTCAAACTCTCTTTAGGCGAAAAAGTAGAGGTTCGGCTGATTAACAAAGAGAGTTTTCAAGCTATTATTAAGAATGCGAATGAAACAAGCGTAGATTTTGAACTAGATGACAATACCATAAAAAGCGTAAATTACAAAGAATTAAAAAAGGTTAAAACGCTGTTTGAGTGGTGA
- the csm2 gene encoding type III-A CRISPR-associated protein Csm2, with translation MGYKDNKEYKENILPIIQMLRSKIAYVRARKVINATFYEMMETCIKQAKAKEKLEVLPYF, from the coding sequence ATGGGATACAAGGACAATAAGGAATATAAAGAAAATATCCTACCTATTATTCAAATGCTACGCTCTAAAATCGCTTATGTAAGGGCTAGAAAAGTGATTAATGCAACCTTTTATGAAATGATGGAAACTTGTATCAAGCAAGCAAAAGCTAAAGAGAAACTAGAAGTTTTGCCTTATTTTTGA
- the cas6 gene encoding CRISPR system precrRNA processing endoribonuclease RAMP protein Cas6, protein MGSVKIKGLNKESFEVLKLGELIGVGKSCVFGLGKIEVKGLE, encoded by the coding sequence GTGGGGAGTGTGAAAATTAAAGGCTTGAATAAGGAAAGTTTTGAAGTGCTAAAATTAGGCGAGCTTATAGGTGTGGGCAAATCTTGCGTGTTTGGATTAGGAAAAATTGAAGTTAAGGGGTTAGAATGA
- a CDS encoding M48 family metallopeptidase: MLDLWVDMVICIVYWLFFTTPHIVGDILQLNFIRQKLHDKPILLPLNDYEEAGNYAIKKLHLSIGSQVLDGVIFAGWVFFGLGRLEDFTHYLNLSEIMGYLVFALLFLGIQSFLSLPISYYTTMHLDKEFGFSKVTLSLFFRDFFKGLSLTLVVGLLLIYLLIMVMEHIEHWEIGSFFVVFIFMVLANLFYPKIAQLFNKFTPLDNKDLEAKIECMMSKVGFRSEGIFVMDASKRDGRLNAYFGGLGKNKRVVLFDTLLSKVEVDGLLAILGHELGHFKHKDLLKGLGLMGGLLALIFAIISHLPSVVFEGFNVSETPVSLIIILLLLLPVFSFYAMPLIGFFSRKNEYAADRFGASLSSKETLSKALVCIVNENKAFPYSHPFYIFLHYTHPPLIERLKALDYEVK; the protein is encoded by the coding sequence ATGCTTGATTTATGGGTAGATATGGTGATTTGTATCGTTTATTGGCTCTTTTTCACTACCCCCCACATTGTGGGCGATATTCTTCAATTAAATTTTATCCGTCAAAAGCTCCATGATAAACCCATTTTACTACCCTTAAACGATTATGAAGAAGCCGGGAATTATGCGATTAAGAAATTGCATTTATCTATAGGTTCTCAAGTTTTAGATGGCGTGATTTTTGCTGGCTGGGTCTTCTTTGGCTTGGGGCGATTAGAAGATTTTACGCATTATTTGAATCTCTCTGAAATCATGGGTTACTTGGTGTTTGCGTTGTTGTTTTTAGGGATTCAAAGCTTTCTATCTTTGCCTATTAGCTACTACACCACCATGCATTTAGACAAGGAATTTGGCTTTTCTAAGGTTACTTTATCGTTGTTTTTTAGGGATTTTTTCAAGGGTTTATCACTTACTTTAGTGGTGGGATTGTTGTTGATTTATCTCCTGATTATGGTCATGGAACACATAGAGCATTGGGAGATTGGCTCTTTTTTTGTTGTGTTTATCTTTATGGTTTTAGCTAATCTCTTTTATCCAAAAATCGCTCAACTTTTCAACAAATTCACCCCCTTAGACAATAAAGATTTAGAAGCAAAAATTGAGTGCATGATGAGTAAGGTGGGTTTTAGAAGCGAAGGCATATTTGTTATGGATGCTAGCAAGAGAGATGGGCGTTTGAATGCATATTTTGGGGGCTTGGGTAAGAATAAGCGGGTGGTATTGTTTGATACCTTGTTGTCTAAGGTTGAAGTGGATGGGCTTTTAGCCATTTTAGGGCATGAACTAGGGCATTTCAAACACAAGGATTTGTTGAAGGGTTTAGGGCTTATGGGTGGGTTGCTCGCTCTTATTTTTGCTATTATTTCTCATTTGCCATCGGTGGTTTTTGAAGGTTTTAATGTCTCAGAAACGCCAGTGAGTTTGATTATTATTTTACTCTTACTCTTGCCTGTATTTTCCTTTTATGCAATGCCTTTGATTGGATTTTTCAGCCGTAAGAATGAATATGCAGCAGATAGGTTTGGAGCAAGTTTAAGCTCTAAAGAGACCTTGTCAAAAGCTTTGGTGTGCATTGTCAATGAAAATAAAGCCTTTCCTTATTCACACCCTTTTTATATTTTTCTCCATTATACGCATCCACCATTGATTGAACGCTTGAAAGCCTTGGATTACGAAGTTAAATGA
- the prmC gene encoding peptide chain release factor N(5)-glutamine methyltransferase: MTISQALNCVKKELSQKGFRGGLESEILLSFVLQKERVFLHTHTHLELSHEEETRFFELVTKRLNDYPIEYLLESCSFYGRDFYVNEHVLIPRPETELLVEKALAVISQYHLKDIGEIGIGSGCVSVSLALENPKLSIVASDISKSALEVASKNIERFNLKKRIFLKETHLWDHMPATIQMLVSNPPYIARDYPLEKSVLKEPHNALFGGVKGDEILKEIVFLAAQLNIPFLVCEMGYDQQMSLKECLEFCGYHAEFYKDLSGLDRGFVGVLKSFLKSN; the protein is encoded by the coding sequence ATGACAATTTCACAAGCCCTAAATTGTGTCAAAAAAGAATTGTCTCAAAAAGGTTTTAGGGGGGGCTTAGAATCTGAAATTTTATTAAGCTTTGTCTTACAAAAAGAACGAGTCTTTTTGCACACGCATACGCATTTGGAGTTGAGCCATGAAGAAGAGACACGCTTTTTTGAGTTAGTAACGAAGCGTTTGAATGACTACCCCATAGAGTATTTATTAGAAAGCTGTAGTTTTTATGGGCGTGATTTTTATGTGAATGAGCATGTTTTAATCCCACGACCTGAAACGGAGCTTTTAGTAGAAAAAGCCCTTGCTGTTATTTCTCAGTATCACTTAAAAGATATAGGTGAAATAGGCATAGGTAGTGGGTGTGTGTCTGTTAGCTTGGCTTTAGAAAATCCTAAGCTTTCCATTGTAGCGAGTGATATTTCAAAGAGTGCCTTAGAAGTGGCGTCAAAAAATATTGAACGCTTTAATCTAAAGAAACGCATTTTTTTGAAAGAGACTCATCTTTGGGATCATATGCCAGCCACGATACAAATGCTTGTTTCTAACCCGCCCTATATCGCTAGAGATTATCCTTTAGAAAAATCTGTTTTGAAAGAACCTCATAACGCCCTTTTTGGTGGGGTTAAAGGCGATGAAATTTTAAAAGAAATCGTTTTTTTAGCCGCTCAATTGAATATTCCTTTTTTAGTTTGTGAAATGGGGTATGACCAACAAATGAGTTTGAAAGAATGCTTAGAATTTTGTGGCTATCATGCAGAGTTCTACAAGGATTTGAGTGGCTTGGATAGGGGGTTTGTAGGAGTTTTAAAAAGCTTTTTAAAATCAAATTAA
- the gdhA gene encoding NADP-specific glutamate dehydrogenase, whose protein sequence is MYTEKILQSLQKKYPYQKEFHQAVYETITSLKPLLDSDKSFEKHAILERLVEPEREIFFRVSWLDDNNQVQVNRGCRIEFNSAIGPYKGGLRFHPSVNESVIKFLGFEQVLKNSLTTLAMGGAKGGSDFDPKNKSEHEIMRFCQAFMNELYRHIGATTDVPAGDIGVGEREIGYLFGQYKKLVNRFEGVLTGKGLTYGGSLGRKEATGYGCVYFAEEMLQERNSSLEGKVCSVSGSGNVAIYTIEKLLQLGAKPVTASDSNGMIYDKDGIDLGLLKEIKEVRRGRIKEYALEKTSAKYMPVENYPKGGNAVWHVPCFAAFPSATENELSVIDAKTLLSNGCKCVAEGANMPSTNEAIELFLQAKISYGLGKAANAGGVSVSGLEMSQNASMHPWSFEVVDAKLHHIMKEIYQNVSETAKEFKDPTNFVLGANIAGFRKVAFAMMAQGV, encoded by the coding sequence ATGTATACTGAAAAAATTCTTCAATCTTTACAGAAAAAATACCCTTATCAAAAAGAGTTTCATCAAGCTGTTTATGAGACCATCACTTCTTTAAAACCCCTTTTAGATAGCGATAAAAGTTTTGAAAAACATGCGATTTTAGAGCGTTTAGTTGAGCCTGAGAGAGAAATCTTTTTTAGAGTGTCATGGCTAGATGATAATAATCAAGTTCAAGTTAATCGTGGGTGTAGGATTGAGTTCAACTCCGCTATTGGCCCTTATAAGGGGGGCTTAAGATTTCATCCAAGTGTGAATGAAAGCGTGATTAAATTTTTAGGCTTTGAGCAAGTGTTGAAAAATTCGCTCACCACTTTGGCTATGGGGGGGGCTAAGGGGGGGAGTGATTTTGACCCCAAAAACAAGAGCGAGCATGAAATCATGCGTTTTTGTCAGGCGTTTATGAATGAATTATACCGCCATATTGGGGCGACTACTGATGTTCCAGCTGGAGATATTGGGGTAGGTGAAAGAGAGATTGGCTATTTATTTGGGCAATACAAGAAATTGGTCAATCGTTTTGAAGGCGTATTGACTGGTAAGGGGCTAACTTATGGGGGGAGTTTAGGTAGAAAAGAAGCTACAGGCTATGGGTGTGTGTATTTTGCTGAAGAAATGTTGCAAGAGAGAAACAGCTCTTTAGAAGGTAAGGTTTGCAGTGTTTCTGGGAGTGGTAATGTGGCTATTTATACCATTGAAAAGCTTTTGCAATTGGGGGCAAAGCCTGTTACAGCAAGTGATTCTAATGGCATGATTTATGATAAAGATGGCATTGATTTGGGGCTTTTAAAAGAGATTAAAGAAGTGCGCCGTGGAAGGATTAAGGAATACGCTTTAGAAAAAACAAGTGCTAAATACATGCCTGTAGAAAATTATCCTAAAGGGGGTAATGCAGTATGGCATGTGCCTTGTTTTGCGGCTTTTCCTAGCGCGACAGAGAATGAATTGAGCGTAATAGATGCCAAAACACTTCTTTCTAATGGGTGTAAATGCGTGGCCGAAGGGGCGAATATGCCTTCAACTAATGAAGCGATTGAATTGTTTTTGCAAGCTAAGATTTCTTATGGTCTAGGTAAGGCAGCAAATGCTGGGGGAGTGAGTGTGAGTGGCTTAGAAATGTCGCAAAATGCGAGCATGCACCCTTGGAGTTTTGAAGTGGTGGATGCAAAATTGCACCATATTATGAAAGAAATTTATCAAAATGTTTCAGAAACTGCTAAGGAGTTCAAAGACCCTACGAATTTTGTTCTAGGGGCTAATATCGCTGGTTTTAGAAAAGTAGCGTTTGCAATGATGGCTCAGGGGGTTTAA
- a CDS encoding YbhB/YbcL family Raf kinase inhibitor-like protein produces the protein MKTFNVTIQTDSQGYLDAKFGGNAPKEFLDENGLPTYSPKISWDKVENAKSYALELIDHDAQQVCGMSFIHWVVGNISSNVLEENASITDKEIVQGVNSLTQGFVRSTLNESEKQYSNVNNSIYIGPMPPNGEHHYLIQVYALDIPKLELKPPFFLGDLHDKMRGHIMAIGRTEFLYKQFIRA, from the coding sequence ATAAAAACCTTTAATGTAACTATTCAAACCGACTCTCAAGGCTACTTGGACGCTAAATTTGGTGGGAATGCCCCTAAAGAATTTTTAGATGAAAATGGCTTACCCACTTATTCGCCCAAGATTTCATGGGACAAAGTAGAAAATGCTAAAAGTTACGCTCTAGAGCTTATAGACCATGACGCTCAACAAGTGTGTGGCATGTCGTTTATTCATTGGGTTGTGGGTAATATTTCTAGCAATGTCTTAGAAGAAAACGCTTCAATAACGGATAAAGAAATCGTTCAAGGGGTCAATTCGCTCACTCAAGGCTTTGTGCGTTCAACTCTTAATGAAAGCGAAAAACAATATTCCAATGTAAATAATAGTATCTATATCGGTCCTATGCCCCCTAACGGCGAACATCATTACCTTATCCAAGTGTATGCCCTAGACATTCCTAAGCTTGAATTAAAACCCCCTTTTTTCTTAGGCGATTTGCATGACAAAATGCGTGGCCACATTATGGCTATAGGAAGAACAGAGTTTTTATATAAACAATTTATTAGGGCATAG
- a CDS encoding helix-turn-helix domain-containing protein: MESRIDELSAKIDALLEQQEKVMVLLESSLKARAWITPQEALLTGFKQHNNILELEANELELAPEISQEDEEKRLCVLKHLGHIDITKNKQEPHFKKDCIEFIQKFNIQKSIIITALYNLKGIKPTKKEIARQLQKLYVWERRYSKGGMDALKDRRGRPLKS, from the coding sequence ATGGAAAGTAGAATAGATGAATTGAGTGCCAAAATAGATGCACTATTGGAACAGCAGGAAAAAGTGATGGTGTTATTAGAAAGCTCTTTGAAGGCTCGTGCGTGGATTACACCACAAGAAGCCTTACTTACTGGTTTTAAGCAACATAATAATATTTTAGAATTAGAAGCAAACGAGCTTGAGTTAGCCCCAGAGATTAGTCAAGAAGATGAAGAGAAGCGGCTTTGCGTGTTGAAACATTTAGGTCATATAGATATTACTAAAAATAAACAAGAACCCCATTTTAAAAAGGATTGTATAGAATTTATTCAAAAGTTTAATATTCAAAAATCTATTATTATCACAGCCCTTTATAATCTCAAAGGTATCAAGCCCACCAAAAAAGAAATCGCTAGGCAATTGCAAAAACTCTATGTATGGGAAAGGCGTTATTCAAAAGGCGGGATGGACGCCCTAAAGGACAGACGGGGTCGCCCCCTTAAATCATAG
- a CDS encoding NifS family cysteine desulfurase, with translation MTLLQQRIYLDNNATTRIDPKVKEIMEPFLTEHYGNPSSLHKFGTEIHPAITDALDKLYMGINARDIDDVIITSCATESNNWVLKGVYFDECLKKGKNHIVTTVAEHPAVRATCSFLESLGVEVTYLPINEHGSITAKQVEEAITPKTALVSVMWANNETGLIFPIEEIGAICKEKGVLFHTDAVQAIGKIPVDVAKANVDFLSFSAHKFHGPKGIGGLYIKSGVELTPLFHGGEHMNGRRSGTLNVPYIVGMGEAMKLATEYLDYERDVVGKLRDRLEDALLKIPDVMVVGDRINRVPNTTLISVRGIEGEAMLWDLNRANIAASTGSACASEDLEANPVMVAIGASKELAHTAIRLSLSRFTTEAEIEKTIEVFSKATIRLRNISSSY, from the coding sequence CTGACCTTGTTACAACAACGAATTTATTTAGATAATAACGCTACGACTAGAATTGACCCTAAAGTTAAAGAAATCATGGAGCCATTTTTGACAGAGCATTATGGAAATCCTAGCTCTTTGCATAAATTTGGTACAGAAATTCACCCTGCCATTACTGATGCATTAGACAAGCTCTATATGGGCATTAATGCTAGAGATATAGATGATGTGATTATCACTTCTTGTGCGACTGAAAGTAATAATTGGGTTTTAAAGGGCGTGTATTTTGATGAATGCTTAAAAAAAGGTAAAAATCATATTGTTACCACTGTTGCAGAACATCCGGCTGTGCGAGCGACTTGTAGTTTTTTAGAAAGTTTGGGAGTAGAAGTTACTTACTTACCTATCAATGAGCATGGGAGTATAACGGCCAAACAAGTTGAAGAAGCCATTACACCTAAGACCGCTCTAGTGAGTGTGATGTGGGCTAATAATGAAACCGGTCTTATTTTTCCTATTGAAGAAATTGGGGCTATCTGCAAAGAAAAAGGAGTGTTATTTCATACTGACGCTGTGCAAGCTATTGGTAAAATTCCTGTAGATGTAGCCAAAGCTAATGTGGATTTTCTCTCTTTTAGTGCTCACAAATTCCATGGGCCAAAAGGTATTGGGGGGCTATACATTAAAAGTGGGGTGGAATTGACCCCCCTGTTTCATGGCGGAGAACATATGAATGGTAGGCGTAGTGGGACTTTGAATGTGCCTTATATTGTGGGCATGGGGGAAGCGATGAAACTGGCCACTGAGTATTTGGACTATGAAAGAGATGTGGTAGGGAAATTGCGTGATAGATTAGAAGATGCTCTTTTAAAAATTCCTGATGTGATGGTGGTGGGCGATAGAATCAATCGTGTGCCTAATACGACTTTAATTAGCGTGAGGGGGATTGAAGGTGAGGCTATGCTATGGGATTTAAATCGTGCAAATATCGCCGCATCAACAGGAAGTGCGTGTGCGAGTGAGGATTTAGAAGCAAATCCGGTAATGGTAGCCATTGGGGCTAGTAAGGAGCTTGCTCACACGGCGATTAGGTTGTCATTGAGCCGTTTTACCACCGAAGCTGAGATTGAAAAAACGATTGAAGTTTTTTCTAAAGCGACTATAAGATTGAGAAATATTTCAAGCTCTTATTAA
- a CDS encoding iron-sulfur cluster assembly scaffold protein NifU: MAKHDLVGSALWDAYSKEVQRRMDNPTHLGVLTEEQAKEKNAKLIVADYGAEACGDAVRLYWLVDESTDTIIDAKFKSFGCGTAIASSDMMIELCLGKRVQEAVKITNLDVERGLRDDPDTPAVPGQKMHCSVMAYDVIKQAAGLYLGKNAEDFEEEIIVCECARVSLSTLREVIKLNDLKSVEEITNYTKAGGFCGSCVKPGGHEARDYYLVDILKEVREEMEAEKLKATANKSQNGELAFREMTMVQKIKAVDKVIDENIRPMLMMDGGDMEILDIKESDDYIDVYIRYMGACDGCMSATTGTLFAIENALQELLDRNIRVLPI, translated from the coding sequence ATGGCAAAACATGATTTAGTGGGTTCAGCTCTTTGGGATGCGTATTCTAAAGAAGTTCAAAGGCGTATGGATAACCCTACGCATTTAGGGGTTTTAACAGAAGAGCAAGCTAAGGAAAAAAATGCAAAGCTTATCGTGGCAGATTATGGTGCAGAAGCATGTGGAGATGCGGTGAGATTGTATTGGCTTGTAGATGAAAGCACAGACACTATTATTGATGCGAAGTTTAAAAGCTTTGGTTGTGGGACAGCGATTGCGAGTTCTGATATGATGATAGAATTGTGCTTGGGGAAAAGAGTTCAAGAGGCGGTAAAAATTACGAATTTAGATGTGGAAAGAGGCTTAAGAGACGACCCAGATACCCCAGCAGTTCCGGGACAAAAAATGCATTGCTCAGTGATGGCATATGATGTGATTAAGCAAGCTGCAGGCTTGTATTTGGGGAAAAATGCCGAGGATTTTGAAGAAGAAATCATTGTGTGTGAGTGTGCGAGAGTGAGTTTAAGCACTCTAAGGGAAGTGATTAAGCTCAATGATTTAAAAAGCGTTGAAGAAATCACTAACTACACTAAAGCTGGTGGTTTTTGTGGGAGCTGTGTAAAACCCGGCGGGCATGAAGCTAGAGACTACTACTTGGTGGATATTCTTAAGGAAGTGCGTGAAGAAATGGAGGCTGAAAAACTTAAGGCTACAGCTAATAAATCTCAAAATGGAGAATTGGCTTTTAGAGAAATGACTATGGTTCAAAAGATTAAGGCGGTAGATAAGGTGATTGATGAGAATATCCGCCCTATGCTGATGATGGATGGGGGGGACATGGAGATTTTAGATATTAAAGAAAGCGATGATTACATTGATGTGTATATTCGTTACATGGGTGCATGCGATGGGTGCATGAGTGCTACTACAGGAACTTTATTTGCCATTGAAAATGCCTTGCAAGAATTATTAGACCGAAATATTAGGGTGTTACCAATTTAA
- a CDS encoding ribbon-helix-helix domain-containing protein produces METTRDTDETYTKGRKTKLGRKPKADSSKKTRAVSLYFSDEQYQKLEQMAGEEEESVGSYIKRYILKALRKAEQDGDL; encoded by the coding sequence ATGGAAACGACGAGAGATACAGATGAAACTTATACAAAAGGACGCAAGACTAAATTAGGACGCAAACCAAAGGCTGATTCTAGTAAGAAAACTCGTGCCGTGAGCTTGTATTTCTCTGATGAGCAATACCAAAAATTAGAGCAAATGGCTGGCGAAGAAGAAGAGAGTGTGGGTTCATATATCAAACGCTATATTTTAAAGGCTCTACGAAAAGCAGAACAGGATGGCGATTTGTAA
- the radA gene encoding DNA repair protein RadA, which produces MAKKTSLFECQHCGFTSPKWLGKCIQCNSWESFVELNQTQKEVLKTFQSPLSKTQKSISIVEIEHEEVIKFPSTQSELDIVLGGGIAKGGLYLVGGSPGVGKSTLLLKVASGLARNKQKVLYVSGEESLSQIKMRATRLDCIEKELYLLNEINWPVIKANIESENYFACVIDSIQTLYSPEISSAPGSISQVREITFELMRLAKTRDIAIFIIGHITKEGSIAGPRVLEHMVDSVLYFEGDPSRELRILRSFKNRFGPTSEIGLFEMKEQGLVSAKETSSLFFSKEEPMEGSAITITLEGSRALILEIQALVSECAFGMPKRLANGFDTNRLNMLIALLEKKLEIPLNRHDVFINVSGGIKISEPACDLAVIASILSSFRNRKIDNKTAFLGEVSLNGRILEAPNLNARLKEMENYGFLKAILPKKPSQKTSIKCYEANVVGKIIEWM; this is translated from the coding sequence ATGGCTAAAAAAACTTCTTTATTTGAGTGTCAGCATTGTGGTTTTACTAGTCCTAAATGGCTAGGCAAGTGCATTCAGTGTAACTCATGGGAGAGCTTTGTAGAATTAAATCAAACTCAAAAGGAAGTTTTAAAGACTTTTCAGTCTCCACTTTCAAAAACACAAAAAAGCATTTCTATTGTTGAAATTGAGCATGAAGAAGTCATCAAATTTCCATCCACTCAAAGCGAACTAGATATTGTTCTAGGTGGGGGGATTGCTAAGGGGGGGCTGTATTTAGTTGGGGGAAGCCCAGGGGTGGGGAAATCCACTTTACTTTTAAAAGTTGCTTCTGGGTTAGCTAGAAATAAGCAAAAGGTTTTGTATGTAAGCGGCGAAGAGAGTTTGAGTCAAATTAAAATGCGAGCTACTAGGCTAGATTGCATAGAAAAGGAATTGTATTTACTCAATGAAATCAATTGGCCTGTGATTAAGGCTAATATTGAAAGCGAGAATTACTTTGCTTGCGTGATTGATTCTATCCAAACGCTCTATTCGCCAGAGATTTCTTCAGCACCCGGTTCTATTTCGCAAGTGAGAGAAATCACTTTTGAACTCATGCGTTTAGCCAAGACTAGAGATATTGCTATTTTTATTATCGGTCATATTACTAAAGAAGGCTCAATTGCTGGCCCTAGGGTGCTAGAGCATATGGTAGATAGCGTGCTGTATTTTGAAGGCGACCCTAGCAGAGAATTAAGGATTTTAAGGAGTTTTAAAAACCGCTTTGGCCCTACAAGTGAAATCGGACTCTTTGAGATGAAAGAGCAAGGTTTAGTAAGTGCCAAAGAGACTTCAAGCTTGTTTTTTTCTAAAGAAGAACCTATGGAAGGGAGTGCGATTACCATTACTTTAGAAGGCTCAAGAGCATTAATCTTAGAAATCCAAGCGTTAGTGAGTGAATGTGCGTTTGGAATGCCAAAAAGACTAGCTAATGGATTTGATACTAATAGGCTTAACATGCTCATAGCTCTGTTAGAAAAAAAGCTAGAAATCCCCTTAAACCGCCATGATGTATTTATTAATGTGAGTGGGGGCATTAAGATTAGTGAGCCTGCTTGTGATTTAGCCGTCATTGCTAGTATTCTTTCAAGCTTTAGAAACAGAAAAATTGACAATAAAACCGCCTTTTTAGGTGAGGTTAGTTTGAATGGCAGGATTTTAGAAGCCCCTAATTTGAATGCAAGGTTAAAAGAAATGGAGAATTATGGTTTTTTAAAAGCCATTTTGCCTAAAAAACCCAGTCAAAAAACTTCTATCAAATGCTATGAGGCGAATGTGGTAGGCAAGATTATTGAATGGATGTAG